The following proteins come from a genomic window of Citrobacter europaeus:
- the rimJ gene encoding ribosomal protein S5-alanine N-acetyltransferase yields the protein MFGYRSNVPKVRLTTDRLVVRLVHERDAWRLADYYAENRHFLKPWEPIRDESHCYPSGWQARLSMISEFHKQGTAYYFALLDPEEKEIIGVANFSNVVRGSFHACYLGYSIAQKWQGQGLMYEALTSAIRYMQRTQHIHRIMANYMPHNKRSGDLLARLGFEKEGYAKDYLLIDGQWRDHVLTALTTSEWTPGR from the coding sequence ATGTTTGGCTATCGCAGTAACGTGCCAAAAGTGCGCTTAACCACGGACCGCCTGGTCGTGCGTTTGGTGCATGAGCGTGATGCCTGGCGTCTGGCAGATTATTACGCAGAAAATCGTCATTTCTTAAAACCCTGGGAACCCATTCGCGATGAAAGCCACTGCTATCCGTCCGGCTGGCAGGCGCGTCTGAGTATGATCTCTGAGTTTCATAAACAAGGCACCGCATATTACTTTGCGCTGCTTGATCCGGAAGAAAAAGAAATTATCGGCGTTGCTAACTTCTCGAACGTGGTGCGGGGATCCTTCCACGCCTGCTATCTCGGTTACTCCATTGCGCAGAAGTGGCAGGGACAGGGACTGATGTATGAAGCCTTAACGTCGGCCATCCGTTATATGCAGCGTACGCAGCACATTCACCGCATTATGGCTAACTACATGCCACATAATAAACGCAGCGGTGACCTGCTGGCGCGACTGGGTTTTGAAAAAGAAGGATATGCTAAAGACTACCTGCTGATTGACGGGCAGTGGCGCGATCACGTGCTGACGGCGTTGACGACATCAGAATGGACCCCCGGCCGCTAA